A genome region from Paludibacterium sp. B53371 includes the following:
- a CDS encoding LacI family DNA-binding transcriptional regulator gives MATMKQVAERAGVSISSVSHVLNGTRHVSDEVRRRIEDAMQALSYVPSAVARSLKHNVTRTLGIMLPNNSNPYFAELIHSIEDRCYKADYNVVLCNSDDDPVKQSVYLRVLMEKRVDGLIVMSSGDSPDLPELLSRLKVPLVLVDRQWASLDCDTVTSDHRMGAYLATRHLIELGHREIACIAGPEHLAPSKLRTAGWREALAEAGLEPGPLVFADFTSHGGYDATRRLLQSPYRPQAIFACNDLMAIGALCAAHETGLVVPHDLSVVGFDDIELAAFTCPPLTTVAQPKQRIGEVATELLFERLHHDRTEPCKIALQPTLCLRASSAPPRAKDKH, from the coding sequence ATGGCCACAATGAAACAGGTTGCCGAGCGGGCCGGCGTCTCCATCAGCAGCGTATCGCATGTGCTCAACGGCACGCGTCACGTCAGCGATGAAGTCAGACGGCGCATCGAAGACGCCATGCAGGCACTGTCTTATGTGCCCAGCGCGGTGGCACGCAGCCTGAAGCACAATGTCACGCGGACGCTGGGCATCATGCTGCCCAACAACAGCAACCCGTATTTCGCCGAGCTGATCCACAGCATTGAGGATCGTTGCTACAAGGCGGATTACAACGTGGTGTTGTGTAACTCGGACGACGACCCGGTCAAGCAGAGCGTGTATCTGCGGGTATTGATGGAAAAACGGGTCGACGGTCTGATTGTCATGTCTTCCGGCGACTCGCCGGACCTGCCGGAACTGCTCTCCCGGCTGAAGGTCCCGCTGGTGCTGGTTGATCGCCAGTGGGCCTCGCTCGACTGCGACACCGTCACCAGCGACCATCGCATGGGGGCCTACCTGGCCACCCGGCATCTGATTGAACTGGGACACCGGGAAATCGCCTGCATCGCCGGTCCGGAGCATCTGGCGCCGAGCAAGCTGCGCACCGCCGGCTGGCGCGAGGCGCTGGCCGAGGCCGGTCTCGAGCCCGGGCCGCTGGTCTTTGCCGACTTCACCAGCCACGGCGGCTATGATGCCACCCGACGCCTGTTGCAGTCTCCCTACCGGCCGCAGGCCATTTTTGCCTGCAACGACCTCATGGCCATTGGTGCCCTGTGTGCCGCACATGAAACCGGCCTGGTGGTCCCGCATGATCTGTCGGTGGTCGGCTTCGATGACATCGAGCTGGCGGCTTTTACCTGCCCCCCGCTGACGACGGTGGCTCAGCCCAAGCAACGCATCGGCGAGGTCGCCACCGAACTGCTGTTCGAACGGCTGCACCATGACCGCACGGAGCCCTGCAAGATCGCTCTGCAGCCGACACTTTGCCTGCGCGCCTCATCGGCACCACCCCGCGCCAAGGATAAACACTGA
- a CDS encoding ABC transporter permease, which translates to MTTQNPTRRWFSGVAGTYLGLAIALLAMVLFFGAMSEYFLSANTFITIANDIPALTVMAVGMTYVLIIAGIDLSVGSVMALSSALCSLAMLRWGWSLTPALLLGLLCGAACGSLNGLVSVQWQLPSFIVSLGMLEVARGAAYVVTDSRTQYIGSDVDWLSSNLIGGISPAFLIALAVIVIGQTVLTRSVFGRYMIGIGTNEEAMRLAGVDPRPIKVAVFALMGLLASVAGLMQTSRLEAADPNTGIGMELQVIAAVVIGGTSLMGGRGSVISTFFGVLIIAVLEAGMAQIGASDPTKRIITGLVIIAAVMLDKYRDRRKQGRQAG; encoded by the coding sequence ATGACAACGCAAAACCCTACCCGCCGCTGGTTTAGCGGCGTTGCCGGCACCTACCTCGGACTGGCGATCGCCCTGTTGGCCATGGTGCTGTTTTTCGGCGCAATGAGCGAATACTTCCTCAGCGCCAATACCTTCATCACCATCGCCAATGACATTCCCGCCCTGACGGTCATGGCCGTCGGCATGACCTATGTGCTGATCATCGCCGGTATCGACCTGTCGGTCGGCTCGGTGATGGCACTGTCCAGTGCGCTGTGCTCGCTGGCGATGCTGCGCTGGGGCTGGAGCCTGACCCCTGCCCTGCTGCTCGGCCTGCTGTGCGGCGCCGCCTGCGGCTCGCTCAACGGACTGGTTTCGGTACAGTGGCAATTGCCATCGTTCATCGTGTCGCTCGGCATGCTGGAAGTCGCCCGGGGCGCAGCCTATGTGGTGACCGATTCGCGCACCCAGTACATCGGCAGTGATGTCGACTGGCTCAGTTCCAACCTGATCGGCGGGATCTCGCCAGCCTTCCTGATCGCCCTGGCGGTCATCGTGATCGGCCAGACAGTTCTGACACGCAGCGTGTTCGGACGATATATGATTGGCATTGGTACCAACGAAGAAGCCATGCGCCTGGCCGGCGTCGACCCGCGCCCCATCAAGGTGGCCGTGTTTGCGCTGATGGGTTTGCTGGCCAGCGTGGCCGGTCTGATGCAGACTTCACGCCTGGAAGCTGCCGACCCCAACACCGGGATTGGCATGGAGCTGCAGGTGATTGCGGCGGTGGTCATCGGCGGCACCAGCCTGATGGGCGGCCGCGGATCGGTCATCAGCACCTTCTTCGGGGTACTGATCATCGCCGTCCTCGAGGCAGGCATGGCGCAGATCGGGGCTTCGGACCCCACCAAACGGATCATCACCGGCCTGGTCATCATCGCAGCGGTGATGCTGGATAAATATCGCGATCGGCGCAAGCAGGGGCGCCAGGCAGGTTAA
- a CDS encoding sugar ABC transporter ATP-binding protein — MTEPAPILRLQGIGKTYATPVLADVDLALYPGETLALTGENGAGKSTLSKIIAGLIPASAGTMLLGDKPYQPQSRTEAEALGIRMVMQELSLVPTLSVAENLFLGQLPQRAGFIRQHSLYEQAAAHMQSIGLTRIDPRQLVGELGIGHQQMVEIARSLLGPCRLLILDEPSAMLTRHEIDHLFQQIARLKSEGVSIIYISHRLDEVEQIADRVTVLRDGRHVATQPMSALNQEAIVGLMVGHQVAASEVRAPVKTEKPALSVRGLTRGQRVRDVSLDVYPGQIYGIAGLVGSGRTELLRLIFGADRKDKGDIFLHGAEQPIKIDSPVSAVRHGIGLIPEDRKSQGLLLDKSITLNTSLARLGHFARRGWLNLSDEQRSARDFVKLLGIRCHSDAQATGELSGGNQQKVVFARWILRDCPVLLLDEPTRGVDIGARADIYAQMRKMADEGKALLVVSSDLRELMEICDRIGVMSAGQWAGSFARDEWDQQTLLEAAFSGYSTLSQDGRQG, encoded by the coding sequence ATGACAGAACCAGCCCCGATCCTGCGCCTGCAAGGCATCGGCAAGACCTATGCCACACCTGTGCTGGCCGATGTCGATCTGGCGCTCTACCCGGGTGAAACCCTGGCGCTGACCGGTGAGAACGGTGCAGGCAAGAGTACGCTCAGCAAGATTATTGCCGGATTGATTCCGGCCTCCGCCGGCACAATGCTGCTGGGTGACAAGCCCTATCAGCCGCAGTCTCGCACCGAGGCAGAAGCACTCGGCATCCGCATGGTGATGCAGGAGCTCAGCCTGGTCCCGACACTGTCCGTGGCGGAAAACCTGTTTCTTGGCCAGCTGCCGCAGCGTGCCGGTTTCATCCGCCAGCACTCGCTGTATGAGCAGGCGGCCGCCCATATGCAGTCGATCGGCCTGACGCGTATCGATCCGCGTCAGCTGGTGGGCGAACTGGGCATCGGCCACCAGCAGATGGTGGAGATCGCCCGCAGTCTGCTGGGCCCCTGCAGACTGCTGATCCTGGACGAGCCCAGCGCCATGCTGACCCGTCACGAGATCGACCACCTGTTCCAGCAAATTGCACGTCTGAAGTCCGAAGGCGTCAGCATCATCTATATTTCGCATCGTCTGGATGAGGTCGAGCAGATTGCCGACCGGGTCACCGTCCTGCGCGACGGACGTCATGTCGCGACCCAGCCGATGTCTGCGCTCAATCAGGAAGCCATTGTCGGCCTGATGGTCGGCCATCAGGTTGCCGCCAGTGAGGTGCGGGCGCCGGTCAAGACCGAGAAGCCGGCGCTGAGCGTGCGCGGTCTGACCCGCGGTCAGCGCGTGCGCGACGTCAGTCTGGACGTGTATCCGGGGCAGATCTACGGTATCGCCGGCCTGGTCGGCTCCGGCCGTACCGAATTGTTGCGCCTGATCTTCGGTGCCGACCGCAAGGACAAGGGGGATATCTTTTTGCATGGCGCCGAACAGCCCATCAAGATTGATTCGCCGGTCAGCGCGGTCCGCCACGGGATCGGTCTGATTCCGGAAGACCGCAAGTCGCAGGGGCTGTTGCTGGACAAATCAATCACCCTCAATACCTCGCTGGCCCGACTTGGACATTTTGCCCGGCGCGGCTGGCTGAACCTGAGCGACGAGCAGCGCTCGGCGCGCGATTTCGTCAAGTTGCTGGGCATCCGCTGTCATTCGGACGCGCAGGCAACCGGCGAATTGTCCGGCGGCAATCAGCAGAAGGTGGTGTTTGCGCGCTGGATCTTGCGCGACTGCCCGGTCTTGCTGCTGGATGAGCCGACCCGCGGCGTGGATATCGGCGCCCGTGCCGACATTTATGCCCAGATGCGCAAGATGGCCGATGAGGGCAAGGCCCTGCTGGTGGTCTCCAGCGATCTGCGCGAATTGATGGAAATCTGTGACCGTATCGGCGTGATGAGCGCCGGGCAATGGGCAGGCAGCTTTGCCCGGGACGAATGGGATCAGCAGACTTTGCTGGAAGCGGCTTTCAGCGGCTACAGCACATTGAGCCAGGATGGACGACAAGGATAA
- a CDS encoding sugar ABC transporter substrate-binding protein gives MKTSRIFKSLTLALVMAAIPMQYASAAEKPKVALVMKSLANEFFRTMEDGAKDHHKQHAAQYDLLTNGIKDETDTANQIRIVEQMIVEHANAIVLAPADSKALVPVVKKAVDAGILVVNIDNRLDPATLKSKGLNVPFVGPDNRKGARLVGDYLAKQLKSGDKVGILEGVSTTTNAQQRTAGFQDAMKAKGVNVVGVQSGDWEIDKGNTVASAMLREHPDLKALLCGNDNMALGAVAAVKTAGKAGKVKVVGYDNIAAIKPMLADGRVLATADQYAAQQAVFGIETALKALKAKTPQSALPAVFETKVSLITR, from the coding sequence ATGAAAACCAGTCGTATTTTCAAATCCCTGACCCTGGCGCTGGTCATGGCCGCCATTCCGATGCAATACGCTTCTGCCGCTGAAAAACCGAAGGTTGCGCTGGTGATGAAATCACTGGCCAATGAGTTCTTCCGCACCATGGAAGACGGCGCCAAAGACCATCACAAGCAGCATGCCGCCCAGTATGACCTGCTGACCAACGGCATCAAGGATGAAACCGACACCGCCAACCAGATCCGTATCGTTGAACAAATGATCGTCGAGCACGCCAACGCCATCGTCCTGGCACCGGCGGACTCCAAGGCGCTGGTGCCGGTCGTCAAGAAGGCAGTCGATGCCGGCATTCTGGTGGTGAACATCGATAACCGTCTCGATCCGGCCACGCTGAAGAGCAAGGGCCTCAACGTGCCGTTCGTCGGCCCGGACAACCGCAAGGGTGCCCGTCTGGTCGGTGACTACCTGGCCAAGCAGCTGAAGAGCGGTGACAAGGTCGGCATTCTGGAAGGCGTGTCCACCACGACCAACGCCCAGCAACGTACCGCCGGCTTCCAGGACGCCATGAAGGCCAAGGGTGTCAATGTGGTCGGTGTTCAGTCCGGTGACTGGGAAATCGACAAGGGGAATACCGTCGCTTCGGCCATGCTGCGCGAACATCCGGACCTGAAGGCCCTGCTGTGTGGTAACGACAATATGGCCCTGGGTGCCGTTGCTGCGGTCAAGACTGCAGGCAAGGCCGGCAAGGTAAAGGTCGTTGGCTATGACAATATTGCGGCCATCAAGCCGATGCTGGCCGATGGCCGTGTTCTGGCGACCGCCGACCAGTATGCCGCTCAGCAAGCTGTATTCGGTATCGAAACCGCGCTGAAGGCGCTCAAGGCCAAGACGCCGCAAAGCGCCCTGCCGGCCGTGTTTGAAACCAAGGTTTCGCTGATCACCCGTTAA
- a CDS encoding substrate-binding domain-containing protein, with amino-acid sequence MRFCAGWLRFGVVLTLIGLTSCSGGGSGQEASAPAHSSTDMPVIGLAISNVSNPFFKALKQGAEQAARESGFRLIVLDAHDDTARQQADIQSLIARKVRVLLLNPTDSQQVAASVAAANRAGIPVVTLDRSVSAGNVVAHISSDNMAGGRMAGEYIKDRLRGKGRVVELLGLAGASASIERDQGFNLVLHEAKGLHLLARVSADFDRQKAEQQMKAIIEQYGKIDAVFALNDEMALGALKALQAAGQDRVLVVGFDATSDALAAIRAGKMAATIAQRPDMIGRQGVLTARQLLEKAPIESYIPIPLELVKI; translated from the coding sequence ATGCGATTCTGTGCGGGATGGCTGCGTTTCGGTGTGGTGCTGACTCTGATCGGGCTGACGTCCTGCTCCGGAGGGGGCAGTGGCCAGGAAGCCAGTGCGCCGGCCCACAGCAGTACGGACATGCCGGTCATCGGCCTGGCGATCTCCAATGTCTCCAATCCATTTTTCAAGGCCCTGAAGCAGGGAGCCGAGCAAGCGGCGCGCGAAAGCGGGTTTCGTCTGATCGTGCTCGATGCACATGATGATACCGCCAGGCAGCAGGCCGATATCCAGTCGCTGATTGCCAGGAAAGTTCGGGTTCTGCTGCTCAATCCCACTGATTCTCAGCAAGTGGCCGCCAGTGTCGCCGCAGCCAACCGCGCCGGCATTCCGGTGGTCACGCTGGATCGTTCGGTCAGCGCCGGCAATGTCGTGGCGCATATCTCTTCCGACAATATGGCCGGTGGCCGGATGGCCGGGGAGTACATCAAGGATCGTCTGCGTGGCAAGGGGCGCGTTGTCGAGCTGCTTGGCCTGGCGGGGGCCTCGGCTTCCATCGAGCGTGACCAGGGCTTTAACCTGGTCTTGCATGAAGCCAAGGGCTTGCATCTGCTGGCGCGGGTGAGCGCAGATTTCGATCGGCAGAAAGCCGAGCAGCAGATGAAGGCCATCATTGAGCAGTACGGCAAGATTGATGCCGTGTTTGCCCTGAACGACGAAATGGCGCTCGGTGCACTGAAAGCCTTGCAGGCAGCCGGGCAGGACCGGGTGCTGGTGGTGGGGTTTGATGCCACTTCCGACGCGCTGGCCGCCATTCGTGCCGGCAAAATGGCGGCCACCATTGCCCAGCGACCGGACATGATAGGTCGGCAGGGCGTGCTGACGGCCAGGCAGTTGCTGGAGAAGGCACCGATCGAAAGCTACATCCCGATTCCGCTCGAATTGGTCAAGATTTGA
- a CDS encoding oxidoreductase: MASFKIGIIGAGETGTPLLKQLLNAPFVEVVGVADLNTDTPGMKLAKERGVLVTHNGLDIAELGGGVDIIIDMTGSPKVREDLRRYMQFSGNHHTVIVHERVALLMLSLCTGSLVEPVHGEQSY, from the coding sequence ATGGCATCATTCAAAATCGGTATTATCGGTGCCGGCGAAACCGGTACCCCATTGCTCAAGCAACTGTTGAATGCGCCGTTTGTTGAAGTGGTCGGCGTGGCCGATCTGAATACCGACACGCCCGGCATGAAGCTGGCCAAGGAGCGTGGCGTGCTGGTGACCCACAACGGGCTGGATATTGCCGAACTGGGCGGCGGTGTCGACATCATCATCGACATGACCGGTTCGCCCAAGGTGCGTGAAGATCTGCGTCGCTACATGCAGTTTTCCGGCAACCACCACACTGTGATCGTGCACGAAAGGGTGGCGCTGCTGATGCTGTCCCTGTGTACTGGCAGTCTGGTCGAACCGGTGCACGGCGAGCAGTCTTACTGA
- a CDS encoding class II glutamine amidotransferase — MCQLLGMNCNVPTDIVFSFEGFHRRGGLTDHHADGWGIAFFEERGCRLFLDDRPSVDSPLAKLVRDYPLKSTNVIAHIRKATQGEVKLSNSHPFMRELWGRYWIFAHNGDLKSFRPEPGQYYRPVGSTDSERAFCAILEALRQRWDEMPDEQALFSALAELSREMATHGVFNFMLSCGEFLVAHCSTHLHYIVRQSPFNKAHLVDDDLTIDFAQVTTPHDRVAVIATQPLTDNESWTAFASGQLMLFRDGTPVLQTHCGPGDCKT; from the coding sequence ATGTGCCAGTTATTGGGCATGAACTGCAATGTTCCGACCGACATCGTGTTTTCCTTCGAAGGCTTCCACCGCCGTGGCGGCCTGACCGACCATCATGCCGATGGCTGGGGGATTGCCTTTTTCGAAGAACGTGGTTGCCGTCTGTTTCTGGATGACCGGCCCTCGGTCGATTCGCCGCTGGCCAAACTGGTGCGCGACTACCCGCTCAAGTCCACCAATGTGATTGCGCACATCCGCAAGGCAACGCAAGGCGAGGTCAAGCTGTCCAACTCGCACCCCTTCATGCGCGAGCTATGGGGACGCTACTGGATTTTCGCCCACAACGGGGATCTCAAATCCTTCCGCCCCGAGCCCGGTCAGTACTACCGGCCGGTGGGCAGTACGGATTCCGAGCGTGCTTTCTGCGCCATTCTGGAAGCCCTGCGCCAGCGCTGGGACGAGATGCCGGACGAGCAGGCGCTGTTCTCGGCGCTGGCCGAACTGAGCCGCGAGATGGCCACGCACGGGGTATTCAATTTCATGTTGTCCTGCGGCGAGTTTCTGGTCGCCCACTGCTCGACCCATCTGCATTACATCGTGCGGCAATCGCCGTTCAACAAGGCCCATCTGGTTGACGACGACCTGACCATCGATTTTGCCCAGGTCACCACGCCGCACGACCGTGTGGCGGTGATAGCCACACAGCCGCTGACCGACAACGAAAGCTGGACGGCGTTCGCCAGCGGACAGCTGATGCTGTTCCGCGATGGCACGCCGGTGCTGCAGACCCACTGCGGCCCGGGCGACTGCAAGACATAA
- a CDS encoding LysR family transcriptional regulator, which yields MHLDDLRVFFAVAERLSFTQAAEALNLPKANVSRAVARLEHMLGTRLLERSTRRLRLTETGTRLVAQGAPLTDRLEDLLQQAAEHDDRPRGTLRIAAPYELGIFRLGDVLTELLLAHPTLEAEVDLTSASPDPRDQHYDIVFRLQGSGLPDSGQVARRIYSVARGLYAAPALIARMGMPQTPDDLAGWPAIISPEDPEWPLSAPDGTQHVLRPAGRLRAPNVGMRLHGTIAGLGMSLLSTHFCQAALQNGDIVPLLPAYRVAPTRVYALLPGRRLKPARVRAFLELLSEAMAPWDQEGLAQSVNSMEQSN from the coding sequence ATGCACCTCGACGACCTCAGGGTCTTTTTCGCCGTGGCCGAACGCCTGAGTTTCACCCAGGCCGCCGAGGCGCTGAATCTGCCCAAAGCCAATGTCAGCCGCGCGGTGGCGCGCCTTGAACACATGCTGGGCACACGCCTGCTGGAGCGCAGCACCCGAAGACTGCGACTGACGGAAACCGGTACCCGGCTGGTGGCCCAGGGGGCACCGCTGACCGATCGGCTGGAAGACCTGTTGCAACAGGCCGCCGAGCATGATGATCGTCCGCGCGGCACCCTGCGCATTGCGGCACCTTATGAATTGGGGATTTTCCGTCTGGGGGACGTGCTGACCGAGCTGTTGCTGGCACACCCCACACTGGAAGCGGAAGTCGATCTGACCTCGGCCAGCCCCGATCCGCGCGACCAGCATTACGATATCGTGTTCCGCTTGCAGGGCAGCGGCCTGCCCGACTCCGGTCAGGTGGCGCGCCGTATCTATAGTGTGGCCCGCGGTCTGTATGCCGCACCGGCACTGATTGCACGCATGGGCATGCCGCAAACGCCTGACGATCTGGCCGGCTGGCCGGCCATCATCAGCCCGGAGGATCCGGAATGGCCGCTCAGTGCACCGGATGGCACTCAACATGTTTTGCGTCCTGCGGGACGGCTGCGCGCGCCCAACGTCGGCATGCGCCTGCATGGCACCATCGCCGGTCTGGGCATGAGCCTGCTGTCCACGCATTTTTGCCAGGCAGCCTTGCAAAACGGAGACATCGTCCCCCTGCTGCCGGCGTACCGCGTGGCACCGACCCGGGTCTATGCGCTGCTGCCCGGCCGGCGCCTGAAGCCGGCACGCGTCCGTGCCTTTCTGGAGCTGCTCAGCGAGGCCATGGCGCCCTGGGATCAAGAGGGTCTGGCACAATCAGTAAATTCCATGGAACAATCAAACTGA
- a CDS encoding MFS transporter, whose protein sequence is MSSFARWRREVLGWMAGLIAGVDYFANGTVSFSSAQIRAGIGVTPDQFLWVLTGYAAAGALMILCLERLLRLYHIRTLLLAGLTLFVLGAVMAASSQTLPQLIVARVVQGLGGGPLMTCARVMLQLTVPAERRPGQLRGFIYGIFLAAAPGPWLAATLMQAGDWHALFWLQAVLGAVVALLAWRMLPGGVHVTRPVGRLDGWAVLALCLGVLLSLHALEDLAYQRADAGWWLRILLAGALLLVLFWRMWQHPDPWLQLSTLASRRFVLGLLFYVAYYLINGAVSITVPQYLAQGQGINLTTTGALISLGGLGTLLCLPGYFRLSPFLPSRRLLMAAGCVLLAWILWGLASGAAPDVSWTRLWPWLLLKGLFPVLVVVQLAGLTFREFRHLDFVHAYALKNLLRLLAMAAGSGLADVFWQNVTARARTALAAGYDSQLATQLGLVPGNPEGWSQLSRMVEQQAALLAASQTFAMVACACLLTAVLLLLQKTFV, encoded by the coding sequence ATGTCTTCTTTTGCGCGTTGGCGTCGCGAAGTGCTGGGCTGGATGGCCGGACTGATCGCCGGGGTCGACTACTTTGCCAATGGTACCGTGAGCTTTTCCAGCGCCCAGATTCGCGCCGGTATTGGCGTCACGCCGGACCAATTCCTCTGGGTGCTGACCGGTTATGCCGCTGCCGGCGCCCTGATGATTCTTTGCCTGGAACGGCTGTTGCGTCTGTATCACATCCGCACGCTGCTGCTGGCCGGTCTGACGCTGTTTGTGCTCGGGGCTGTGATGGCCGCCAGCAGCCAGACGCTGCCGCAGCTGATTGTTGCCCGGGTGGTGCAGGGACTCGGGGGTGGCCCGCTGATGACCTGCGCCCGGGTGATGTTGCAGCTGACGGTCCCCGCCGAGCGTCGGCCAGGCCAGCTGCGCGGCTTCATCTACGGTATTTTTCTGGCGGCGGCGCCGGGACCCTGGCTGGCGGCCACCCTGATGCAGGCCGGTGACTGGCATGCCTTGTTCTGGCTGCAGGCCGTGCTGGGGGCTGTCGTGGCGCTGCTGGCCTGGCGCATGTTGCCGGGCGGGGTGCATGTGACCCGCCCGGTAGGACGGCTGGATGGCTGGGCGGTGCTGGCCCTGTGTCTGGGCGTGTTGCTGTCGCTGCATGCCCTGGAGGATCTGGCTTATCAGCGTGCCGATGCCGGCTGGTGGTTGCGCATCCTGCTGGCCGGGGCGCTGCTGCTCGTTTTGTTTTGGCGCATGTGGCAACACCCGGACCCCTGGCTGCAGCTGTCGACGCTGGCCAGTCGCCGCTTCGTGCTCGGTCTGCTGTTCTATGTTGCCTACTATCTGATCAACGGTGCCGTCTCCATCACGGTGCCCCAGTATCTGGCGCAGGGGCAGGGCATTAATCTCACCACCACCGGTGCGCTGATCAGTCTGGGCGGACTGGGGACGCTGCTGTGTCTGCCCGGTTATTTCCGGCTGTCCCCCTTTCTGCCCTCGCGCCGGCTGTTGATGGCGGCCGGCTGTGTGCTGCTGGCATGGATCCTGTGGGGGCTGGCCAGCGGGGCGGCACCCGATGTGTCATGGACCCGGCTGTGGCCATGGCTGCTGCTCAAGGGGCTGTTCCCGGTGTTGGTGGTGGTGCAGCTGGCGGGGCTGACTTTCCGCGAGTTTCGGCATCTGGACTTTGTGCATGCCTATGCCCTCAAAAACCTGTTGCGCCTGCTGGCCATGGCAGCTGGCTCCGGTCTGGCGGATGTCTTCTGGCAGAACGTCACGGCACGGGCGCGCACTGCCCTGGCCGCAGGCTACGACAGCCAGCTGGCAACCCAGCTCGGCCTGGTACCTGGCAATCCCGAGGGCTGGTCGCAACTGAGCCGGATGGTCGAGCAACAGGCCGCGCTGCTGGCCGCCTCGCAGACTTTTGCCATGGTGGCCTGTGCCTGCCTGCTGACCGCTGTGCTGCTTTTGCTGCAGAAGACCTTTGTCTGA
- a CDS encoding MFS transporter translates to MTTIVVVKKDNQIAIAADSQTTFGDDHKLLAAYDCYHNKIFQRGDSYFAISGSAAHDLVLQSALDGLKKKDFTSRAGLFDTFRKLHPKLKDQFFLRPEEDEEDPYESSQMMVLVANAHGIFGVYPMREVYEFARFWAIGSGRKFAMGAMQVAYEQNLDARAIAEIGVRAGCEFDVNSSMPMTVYTLDSIKDQKKHESD, encoded by the coding sequence ATGACGACCATCGTGGTGGTTAAAAAAGACAATCAGATCGCCATTGCGGCGGACAGTCAGACAACTTTTGGCGATGACCACAAGTTGCTGGCTGCCTATGATTGTTATCACAACAAGATTTTCCAGCGTGGCGACAGCTATTTCGCCATTTCCGGCTCGGCAGCCCATGACCTGGTGTTGCAGTCCGCTCTGGACGGCCTGAAGAAAAAAGACTTTACCAGCCGTGCCGGGCTGTTCGACACCTTCCGCAAACTGCATCCCAAGTTGAAGGACCAGTTCTTCCTGCGCCCGGAAGAGGATGAGGAAGATCCCTACGAATCGAGCCAGATGATGGTGCTGGTTGCCAATGCGCACGGCATCTTCGGCGTTTATCCGATGCGTGAGGTCTATGAGTTTGCCCGCTTCTGGGCCATTGGCTCTGGTCGCAAGTTCGCCATGGGCGCCATGCAGGTGGCCTATGAACAAAACCTCGATGCCCGAGCCATCGCCGAGATCGGCGTGCGCGCAGGCTGCGAGTTCGATGTCAATTCGTCCATGCCGATGACGGTGTACACGCTGGACAGTATCAAGGATCAAAAAAAGCATGAGTCAGACTGA
- the hslO gene encoding Hsp33 family molecular chaperone HslO, with the protein MSQTDCLQRFLFDGAPVRGAVVSLEDTWQQVLSRHSYPPAVRKVLGEMMAAAALLGANLKFDGTLVLQMHGTGALRLAVVECTHERTLRATAKWDGEPDQLPLPALLGQGGRFVMTLEPRTDKSQTWQGIVALEGDSVGAMLENYMLRSEQLDTRLILAADAGRASGMLLQRLPDGHGDADGWPRARSLADTLKSEELLTLPPLDILYRLYHEETVRVFDEERLSFACTCSRERVADMLKMVGGQEAASILQEQGSVEIGCDFCNQRYVFDEEEVNQLFQMDVMAAAREARH; encoded by the coding sequence ATGAGTCAGACTGATTGCCTGCAACGTTTTCTGTTTGATGGCGCGCCGGTGCGCGGCGCCGTGGTGTCGCTGGAAGATACCTGGCAGCAGGTGTTGTCGCGTCACAGCTACCCGCCGGCCGTACGCAAGGTGCTGGGTGAAATGATGGCTGCCGCTGCCCTGCTGGGTGCCAACCTGAAGTTCGACGGCACGCTGGTGTTGCAGATGCACGGCACCGGTGCCCTGCGCCTGGCCGTGGTCGAGTGCACCCATGAACGGACCCTGCGCGCGACCGCCAAGTGGGACGGCGAGCCGGATCAACTGCCGCTGCCGGCGCTGCTGGGGCAGGGCGGACGCTTTGTCATGACCCTGGAGCCGCGTACCGACAAGTCGCAGACCTGGCAGGGGATCGTGGCGCTGGAGGGCGACAGCGTCGGCGCCATGCTGGAAAACTACATGCTGCGCTCCGAACAGCTGGATACCCGTCTGATCCTGGCCGCCGATGCCGGGCGCGCCTCCGGCATGCTGCTGCAACGCCTGCCGGACGGCCATGGTGATGCCGATGGCTGGCCTCGTGCCCGTTCGCTGGCGGATACGCTGAAGAGTGAGGAGTTGCTGACCCTGCCGCCACTCGACATCCTGTACCGCCTTTATCACGAGGAAACCGTGCGGGTATTCGATGAGGAGCGCCTGTCTTTTGCCTGCACCTGCAGCCGTGAGCGGGTCGCCGACATGCTCAAGATGGTGGGCGGCCAGGAAGCCGCCTCCATTCTGCAGGAGCAGGGCAGTGTCGAAATCGGCTGTGACTTCTGCAATCAGCGCTATGTCTTCGACGAAGAAGAAGTCAACCAGCTGTTCCAGATGGATGTGATGGCCGCAGCGCGCGAAGCGCGTCACTGA